AAGGCTTGTCAAATGATTATGGCAAATACGCCAATGGTTGCAGTATTTGATACAGCATTTCATCAAACAATGTCTCAAAAAGCATTTATGTATCCAGTACCATATAAATTATATGAAGAAGATCATATAAGAAGATATGGATTCCATGGAACATCACATAAGTATGTAGCTGGTAAAGTTGCTGAATGTATGAACAAGGATATTAAAGATTTAAAGATTATCACTTGTCATATAGGTAATGGAGTAAGTGTTACTGCTGTTCAAGGGGGTAAGTCAGTTGATACAACAATGGGATTCACTCCGTTAGATGGTATAATGATGGGGTCAAGATGTGGAAGCATAGATCCATCAATAGTTACTTATTTGATGACAGAAAAAGGATATTCTGCAACAGAAGTAGATAAGATTTTAAATAAAGAATCAGGATGCTTAGGAATAGCTAATCTTGGAACAGACTTTAGAGATATAAGAAGTGCTGTTGAAGAAAGAAATGATCCTAAAGCAGTACTTGTTATGGACATTTATGGATACCAAATCAAAAAGCAAATTGGTGCTTATGCAGCAGCAATGGGCGGAGTGGACGGAATTGTATTTACTGCAGGACTTGGAGAACATGCTCCAGAAATTAGAATAAGAGTTTTAAATGATATGGAGTTCTTAGGGATAGAAATAGATGTAGAGAAAAATGATAATCAAAATATTGGAGATGGAATGGAAATTTCAAAACCAAATTCAAAAGTAAAAGTATTTGTAATTCCAACTAATGAAGAAGTAATGATTGCTAGAGAAACCTTAGAATTAGTTAAAAAATAACAAGTCAGTATGCTAGTCTAGTTTGTGTTATACTATGTGGGTATGTTTGGCTAATAGATTGCTATAAGCCAAACATACCCACATGTTTGATGTAAAATATACATCAAATATTTGACTTGTTATTTTATTTTATATGTATGAAAAGTAATTTATAATAAATACCTTGACTTTTTGGTACTCAATTTATATAATTAGTTGTGTTTGTTTTATAAATATATGTGCTAAGGAGTGAAAAGGGGAGATTGTTATATAGTTTACAATAAGTTTGTTATATAATATACTCTATAATTTTATGAAAGTACAAATTTTAGATATTATTTCAGGTAAAGATAGAAGCAAAAAGATTGATTACACATTTGAGATGCCACAATTCAGCTTTGAAGGAGATATAATTAAACCTATAGGCTCTTGTGAAGTTGTTGGAGTGATTTCATCAGATAGTGATATGTTGATAGTAAATGCTAAAATTAAAGCTGATTTAGAAATGACATGTTCAAGATGCTTAGATACCTTTATCTATCCAATAGATATTGATATAGAAGAAAGGTTTACAACTAATAGTAAATCACAAGATGATGAAGCTATTGTTGTAATGGATGATGTTTTAGACATCACCGAGATTGTTGAAACTAGTATAATTTCAACTTTCCCGATTCAAAGAGTCTGCAAAGACGACTGTAAGGGACTTTGTCAAGAATGTGGATGTAATTTAAATTACAATAAATGTTCTTGTAATAAAGAAAACGTAGATATACGTTTTGAAGCCCTAAAAGGTTTGTTTGACAATAAGGAGGTGTAAGTATGGGAAATCCAGCAAGAAAATGTTGTAGCGCAAGAACTAAGAAAAGAAGAGCTCAAACTTTTAAAGCTAGTTTACCTGGCATAGTTGAATGTCCACAATGCCACGAAATGAAACTTGCTCATAGAGTATGTAAAAACTGTGGTTTTTACAAAGGTAAGGAAGTTGTAGCTTCTGAAAACTAAAAGAAAGTCTTTATGACTTTCTTTTCTTATATACATAATAATATAAACAATAATTGCCAATATTCAACAAAAACCAACTTTAAATAAATAATTTTAAAAATATGCCTAAATGAAGGAGGGATTATTATATGAAAATAGCTATAGATGGTATGGGTGGAGATAATGCACCTGTAGCTGTAATAGATGGTGCAATTCAAGCGCTAAAAGAATATGATAATATTGAATTATATATTACAGGACCAAAAGAAATTATAAGCTCAGAATTAGCTAAATATACTTATCCTAAAGATAAAGTTACTGTTATTGATGCTAAAGAAGTAATTTTACCAAGTGAACACCCTGTAATGGCACTCCGAAGAAAAAAAGATGCTAGTATAGTTAAGGCGTTGAATTTAGTTAAAGAGGGAACTTGTGATGGAATAATATCTGCCGGGAGTACAGGCGCATTTTTAGCCGGATGTACGCTAATAGTAGGTAGAATTAAGGGCGTAGAAAGACCTGCTCTTGCACCTATAATGCCAGGTAGACGTGGAAATTTTATGATAGTAGATGTTGGAGCTAATGTTG
The DNA window shown above is from Clostridium beijerinckii and carries:
- a CDS encoding metal-binding protein — protein: MKVQILDIISGKDRSKKIDYTFEMPQFSFEGDIIKPIGSCEVVGVISSDSDMLIVNAKIKADLEMTCSRCLDTFIYPIDIDIEERFTTNSKSQDDEAIVVMDDVLDITEIVETSIISTFPIQRVCKDDCKGLCQECGCNLNYNKCSCNKENVDIRFEALKGLFDNKEV
- a CDS encoding 50S ribosomal protein L32, with protein sequence MGNPARKCCSARTKKRRAQTFKASLPGIVECPQCHEMKLAHRVCKNCGFYKGKEVVASEN
- a CDS encoding acetate kinase → MKVLVINCGSSSLKYQLIDMSNEEALAQGLVERIGMDGSILTQKVEGKNKYIIETPMKDHQVAIELVLKSLVDETHGVIKSMDEISSVGHRVVHGGEKYAASVIIDEEVLKNLQDLSKLAPLHNPANITGIKACQMIMANTPMVAVFDTAFHQTMSQKAFMYPVPYKLYEEDHIRRYGFHGTSHKYVAGKVAECMNKDIKDLKIITCHIGNGVSVTAVQGGKSVDTTMGFTPLDGIMMGSRCGSIDPSIVTYLMTEKGYSATEVDKILNKESGCLGIANLGTDFRDIRSAVEERNDPKAVLVMDIYGYQIKKQIGAYAAAMGGVDGIVFTAGLGEHAPEIRIRVLNDMEFLGIEIDVEKNDNQNIGDGMEISKPNSKVKVFVIPTNEEVMIARETLELVKK